In Fusobacterium hwasookii, a single window of DNA contains:
- a CDS encoding peptidylprolyl isomerase has translation MKKLFKIFSILALSLIFLVSCSSLKSTMKSTVKSFTSVFKSPTKYNNVTVTFVTTQGEITFFLYPEAAPLTVANFINLAKRGFYDNTKFTRSVDNFIVQGGDPTGTGMGGPGYTIPDEFVEWLDFYQPGMLAMANAGPNTGGSQFFFTFSPADWLNGVHTVFGEIRSEGDFQKIRKLEMGDVVKEVKISENGDFILSLFKDQVEQWNSVLDREYPNLRKVDIKDPDPKDVEAYKEELENLYTKKQKNNSDFEYPITKFIRKVFNKAGGYTPKAPVINN, from the coding sequence ATGAAAAAATTATTTAAAATATTCAGTATTTTAGCTTTATCACTTATATTTTTAGTAAGTTGTAGTTCGCTAAAATCTACAATGAAGTCTACAGTGAAGTCTTTTACAAGTGTATTTAAGAGTCCTACTAAATACAATAATGTAACTGTTACTTTTGTTACAACTCAAGGAGAAATAACTTTCTTCTTATATCCAGAAGCAGCTCCTTTAACAGTTGCTAACTTCATAAACCTTGCAAAAAGAGGTTTTTATGATAACACAAAATTCACTCGTTCTGTTGATAACTTTATAGTACAAGGTGGAGACCCTACTGGAACAGGAATGGGTGGACCAGGATATACTATACCTGATGAATTTGTTGAATGGTTAGATTTCTATCAACCAGGAATGTTAGCTATGGCAAATGCAGGACCTAATACAGGTGGTTCTCAATTCTTCTTTACATTCTCACCAGCAGATTGGTTAAATGGAGTACATACTGTTTTTGGTGAAATAAGATCAGAAGGAGATTTCCAAAAAATTAGAAAGCTAGAAATGGGAGATGTTGTTAAAGAAGTTAAAATTTCTGAAAATGGAGATTTTATCTTATCATTATTCAAAGATCAAGTTGAACAATGGAATAGTGTTCTTGATAGAGAATATCCTAATCTTAGAAAAGTTGATATAAAGGATCCTGATCCTAAAGATGTTGAAGCTTATAAAGAAGAATTAGAAAACCTTTATACTAAAAAGCAAAAAAATAATAGTGACTTTGAATATCCTATAACTAAATTTATTAGAAAGGTATTCAATAAAGCTGGTGGATATACTCCAAAAGCACCTGTAATTAACAATTAA
- a CDS encoding ABC transporter permease has protein sequence MSNKLDRRKTSFVIFIFTMIFFYLPLIVLIIYSFNDGKGMVWNGFSLRWYKELFEHSSNIWKAFYYSIFIALISSFVSTIIGTFGAIALKWFDFRGKKYLKNMSVLPLVVPDIIIGVSLLIMFATLKFKLGITTIFIAHTTFNIPYVLFIVLSRLDEFDYSIVEAAYDLGATNRQTLTKVIIPMLLPAIISAFLMALTLSFDDFVITFFVSGPGSSTLPLRIYSMIRLGVSPVVNALSVILILISILLTLSTKKLQKYFLK, from the coding sequence ATGTCTAATAAATTGGATAGAAGAAAAACATCTTTTGTAATTTTTATTTTCACTATGATATTTTTTTATTTACCATTAATAGTACTAATTATTTATTCTTTTAATGATGGTAAAGGAATGGTTTGGAATGGCTTTTCTTTAAGATGGTATAAGGAGTTATTTGAACATTCAAGTAATATTTGGAAAGCATTTTATTATAGTATATTTATTGCTCTTATATCATCATTTGTTTCAACTATTATAGGTACCTTTGGTGCTATTGCTTTGAAATGGTTTGATTTTAGAGGAAAAAAATATTTAAAAAATATGAGTGTTTTACCACTTGTAGTACCTGACATAATAATTGGGGTTTCTCTTCTTATTATGTTTGCTACATTAAAATTTAAACTGGGAATTACAACAATTTTTATTGCTCACACAACTTTTAATATTCCCTATGTCTTATTTATAGTTCTCTCAAGACTTGATGAATTTGATTATTCTATTGTTGAAGCAGCCTATGATTTAGGTGCAACAAATAGGCAAACTCTAACAAAGGTTATTATCCCAATGTTATTGCCAGCTATAATATCAGCATTTTTAATGGCTTTAACATTATCTTTTGATGACTTTGTAATAACATTTTTTGTTTCAGGTCCTGGTTCTTCAACTCTACCTCTTAGAATATATTCTATGATAAGATTGGGAGTTTCACCAGTTGTAAATGCTCTATCAGTGATATTGATTCTTATCTCAATATTACTAACATTATCAACAAAAAAATTACAAAAATATTTCTTAAAATAG
- a CDS encoding ABC transporter permease, protein MKKNSKLGLSYSLPINIWLTVFFLIPILIILSYSFLKRGTYGGVEFKLSFETFNIFVDKVFLTILFNTIYISILITIFTVLLAIPISYYIARSRHKQELLFLIIIPFWTNFLVRIYSWIALLGNNGFINHFLMKLHIINEPIKMLYNVPAVVIISVYTSLPFAILPLYAVVEKFDFSLLDAARDLGATNFQAFRKVFIPNIKAGIITSTIFTLIPALGSYAVPKLVGGTNSLMLGNVIAQHLTVTRNWPLASTISGALIVLTSIVVWLFSKYEEKENKVGENNV, encoded by the coding sequence GTGAAAAAAAATAGTAAGTTAGGTTTAAGTTATTCTTTGCCAATAAATATTTGGTTAACAGTATTTTTTCTTATTCCTATTTTAATTATTCTATCATATTCTTTTTTAAAAAGAGGAACTTATGGTGGAGTAGAATTTAAACTTTCATTTGAAACCTTTAATATATTTGTTGATAAAGTATTTTTAACAATACTTTTTAATACTATATATATTTCTATTTTAATAACTATTTTTACTGTCTTACTTGCTATTCCAATTTCATATTATATAGCTAGGTCAAGACATAAACAAGAACTTTTATTCTTAATAATAATACCTTTTTGGACAAACTTTTTAGTAAGAATATATTCTTGGATAGCACTTTTAGGAAATAATGGTTTCATTAATCATTTTCTTATGAAACTTCATATAATTAATGAACCTATAAAAATGCTATACAATGTTCCTGCTGTTGTAATAATTTCTGTATATACAAGTTTACCTTTTGCAATTTTACCTTTATATGCAGTGGTTGAAAAATTTGATTTCTCTCTTTTAGATGCAGCAAGAGATTTAGGTGCAACAAATTTTCAAGCTTTTAGAAAAGTTTTTATTCCTAATATAAAGGCTGGAATAATAACTTCAACTATTTTTACATTAATTCCTGCCTTAGGTTCTTATGCAGTTCCTAAGTTAGTTGGAGGAACAAACTCACTTATGCTTGGAAATGTAATTGCTCAACATTTAACTGTTACTAGAAACTGGCCTTTGGCATCAACAATTTCTGGAGCTTTAATAGTTTTAACAAGTATAGTTGTATGGCTATTTTCAAAATATGAAGAAAAAGAAAACAAAGTAGGTGAAAATAATGTCTAA
- a CDS encoding ABC transporter ATP-binding protein: MEKKDINIVNVNKSFDGVQILKDINLKIEQGEFFSIIGPSGCGKTTLLRMIAGFISPDSGAIYLGDENIVDLPPNLRNVNTIFQKYALFPHLNVFENVAFPLRLKKVDEKTITEEVTKYLKLVGLEEHSSKKINQLSGGQQQRISIARALINKPGVLLLDEPLSALDAKLRQNLLIELDLIHDEVGITFIFITHDQQEALSISDRIAVMNAGKILQVGTPAEVYEAPADTFVADFLGENNFFSGKVTEIINEELAKINLEGIGEITIELDKKVKIGDKVTISLRPEKIRLSKNEIKNTKNFVNSAAVYVDEYIYSGFQSKYYVHLKNNENLKFKIFMQHAAFFDDNDEKAIWWDEDAYITWDAYDGYLVEVESEKK; the protein is encoded by the coding sequence TTGGAAAAAAAAGATATAAATATAGTTAATGTAAATAAAAGTTTTGATGGAGTTCAAATTTTGAAAGACATTAATTTAAAGATAGAGCAAGGAGAATTTTTTTCTATAATAGGTCCATCTGGTTGTGGTAAAACAACACTTTTAAGAATGATAGCTGGATTTATTTCACCAGACAGTGGTGCTATATATCTTGGTGATGAAAATATAGTTGACTTACCACCAAATCTTAGAAATGTAAATACTATATTTCAAAAGTATGCTCTTTTTCCACATTTGAATGTTTTTGAAAATGTGGCATTTCCTTTAAGACTTAAAAAAGTTGATGAAAAAACAATAACTGAAGAAGTTACAAAATATTTAAAACTTGTTGGTTTGGAAGAACATAGTTCTAAAAAAATAAACCAATTATCTGGTGGACAACAACAAAGAATTTCAATAGCAAGAGCTTTAATCAATAAACCAGGTGTTTTATTATTAGATGAACCTCTATCAGCCCTTGATGCAAAGTTAAGGCAAAACCTTTTAATAGAACTTGACTTAATTCATGATGAAGTTGGGATAACTTTTATCTTTATTACCCATGACCAACAAGAAGCTCTTTCTATTTCAGATAGAATAGCTGTTATGAATGCAGGAAAAATTTTACAAGTAGGTACTCCTGCTGAGGTGTATGAAGCACCTGCTGATACTTTTGTTGCAGATTTCCTAGGTGAAAATAACTTTTTCAGTGGAAAAGTTACTGAGATAATAAATGAAGAACTAGCTAAAATAAATTTAGAAGGTATTGGAGAAATAACTATTGAATTAGATAAAAAGGTAAAAATTGGAGATAAAGTTACTATTTCTTTAAGACCTGAAAAGATTAGACTTTCAAAAAATGAAATAAAAAATACTAAAAACTTTGTAAACAGTGCAGCTGTTTATGTTGATGAATATATTTATTCTGGTTTCCAAAGTAAATACTATGTACATTTAAAAAATAATGAAAATTTAAAATTTAAAATTTTTATGCAACATGCTGCTTTCTTTGATGATAATGATGAGAAAGCTATATGGTGGGATGAAGATGCCTATATCACTTGGGATGCCTATGATGGTTATCTAGTGGAGGTGGAAAGTGAAAAAAAATAG